One part of the Rutidosis leptorrhynchoides isolate AG116_Rl617_1_P2 chromosome 1, CSIRO_AGI_Rlap_v1, whole genome shotgun sequence genome encodes these proteins:
- the LOC139870673 gene encoding uncharacterized protein isoform X3, translated as MTEETDGGPPPTSKNLTKESEEEESNQVVKDEDKEDQQESKQIEVDTDDDDDDDDGPPPGWQHSPSPPSSPPLLDMLMNEFPPCSSPLPPTPPIPSSPTDLNMEPQDSEEDDGPPPGWDKKYQLNEQLIKPAHVLLDSSGEFHDVRVADVQQNTHNVEGEPKSQAASDIQVEQEDSEDDGPPPGWDSKCQPEPKLQTSTTQSDIKMEDGQKDVANVGQPTSEVPLVDQQDSEDEGPPPGWNSKCQPKSNLQPECPPIHLLDIKMEDVKQARNENDPPSKSQSQSYSSPLPELVPSGIKVEEQDLEYDSPPGWDSKCQLEPKLQVARQTISPSGIMMEHLQEAAQNEDLPKSQVNAHSSPAPKLVTSESDTKVEEQNLEYGEPKSQMSCPATPPSDLKIGNGQQGEQGPPPGWGSTPSLPSDAKTGYEQNCVKFAEEIPQPRLRRQFDPPIKPQTSMPKPRMPIDSPEMGQMVCGSCRHLLSYPRGARYVECACCLEENYVLEEHEVGQVVCGGCNVLLMYPFGAPKVKCANCSAETEIGDQNRRPSLSEHQSRARRHFKRVPVR; from the exons ATGACGGAAGAAACCGACGGAGGTCCACCGCCGACATCCAAAAATCTTACTAAGGAATCTGAAGAAGAAGAATCTAATCAAGTAGTGAAAGATGAAGATAAAGAGGATCAACAAGAATCTAAACAAATTGAAGTAGAtaccgatgatgatgatgatgatgatgatggtccgCCGCCAGGCTGGCAGCATTCTCCGTCACCGCCGTCATCTCCGCCTTTATTAGATATGTTGATGAATGAGTTTCCACCATGTTCTTCTCCATTACCTCCTACTCCCCCAATTCCTTCTTCCCCTACAG ATTTAAATATGGAACCGCAAGACTCGGAGGAAGACGATGGACCTCCACCTGGATGGGATAAAAAGTATCAGCTGAATGAACAACTGATAAAACCTGCGCATGTCTTGCTAGATTCTTCTGGTGAATTTCACG aTGTACGGGTGGCGGATGTACAACAAAATACCCACAATGTAGAAGGTGAACCAAAATCACAAGCTGCATCAG ACATCCAAGTGGAACAAGAAGACTCGGAAGACGATGGACCTCCTCCTGGATGGGATTCTAAATGTCAGCCCGAACCCAAATTACAAACGTCAACTACTCAATCAG ATATAAAGATGGAGGATGGACAAAAAGATGTCGCAAACGTAGGTCAACCCACATCAGAAGTTCCATTAG TGGATCAACAAGATTCAGAAGACGAAGGACCTCCGCCTGGATGGAATTCTAAATGTCAGCCCAAATCCAATTTACAACCCGAATGCCCGCCAATTCATCTGTTAG ATATAAAGATGGAGGATGTTAAACAAGCCAGAAATGAAAATGACCCTCCATCAAAATCGCAATCACAATCGTATTCTAGTCCATTGCCGGAACTAGTTCCATCTG GTATAAAAGTAGAAGAACAAGACTTGGAATACGATAGTCCACCCGGATGGGATTCCAAATGTCAGCTCGAACCTAAATTACAAGTGGCACGTCAAACAATTTCTCCATCGG GTATAATGATGGAGCATCTACAAGAAGCTGCCCAGAATGAAGATTTACCCAAATCACAAGTAAATGCACATTCTAGTCCTGCACCGAAACTTGTTACATCAG AATCAGATACAAAAGTGGAAGAACAAAATTTAGAATACGGTGAACCCAAATCACAAATGTCATGTCCAGCGACACCTCCATCAG ACTTGAAGATCGGCAATGGTCAACAAGGTGAACAAGGGCCTCCTCCGGGTTGGGGCTCCACTCCTAGTCTACCATCAG ATGCAAAAACTGGGTACGAACAAAATTGTGTCAAATTTGCTGAAGAGATTCCTCAACCACGTTTAAGGCGGCAGTTCGATCCTCCAATAAAACCACAAACGTCAATGCCAAAACCACGAATGCCGATAGATAGTCCCG AAATGGGACAAATGGTGTGTGGTTCTTGCCGCCATTTGCTTAGCTATCCAAGAGGTGCTCGATATGTCGAGTGTGCTTGCTGTTTGGAAGAGAATTATGTTCTTGAAG AACACGAGGTTGGGCAAGTTGTCTGTGGAGGTTGCAACGTGCTGCTTATGTACCCGTTCGGTGCACCAAAAGTTAAATGCGCCAATTGCAGTGctgaaacagaaattgga GATCAAAATCGACGTCCATCACTATCTGAACACCAGAGTCGAGCCAGGCGGCACTTCAAACGTGTGCCAGTACGCTGA
- the LOC139870673 gene encoding uncharacterized protein isoform X1, with protein MTEETDGGPPPTSKNLTKESEEEESNQVVKDEDKEDQQESKQIEVDTDDDDDDDDGPPPGWQHSPSPPSSPPLLDMLMNEFPPCSSPLPPTPPIPSSPTDLNMEPQDSEEDDGPPPGWDKKYQLNEQLIKPAHVLLDSSGEFHDVRVADVQQNTHNVEGEPKSQAASDIQVEQEDSEDDGPPPGWDSKCQPEPKLQTSTTQSDIKMEDGQKDVANVGQPTSEVPLVDQQDSEDEGPPPGWNSKCQPKSNLQPECPPIHLLDIKMEDVKQARNENDPPSKSQSQSYSSPLPELVPSGIKVEEQDLEYDSPPGWDSKCQLEPKLQVARQTISPSGIMMEHLQEAAQNEDLPKSQVNAHSSPAPKLVTSVYIRESDTKVEEQNLEYGEPKSQMSCPATPPSDLKIGNGQQGEQGPPPGWGSTPSLPSDAKTGYEQNCVKFAEEIPQPRLRRQFDPPIKPQTSMPKPRMPIDSPEMGQMVCGSCRHLLSYPRGARYVECACCLEENYVLEEHEVGQVVCGGCNVLLMYPFGAPKVKCANCSAETEIGDQNRRPSLSEHQSRARRHFKRVPVR; from the exons ATGACGGAAGAAACCGACGGAGGTCCACCGCCGACATCCAAAAATCTTACTAAGGAATCTGAAGAAGAAGAATCTAATCAAGTAGTGAAAGATGAAGATAAAGAGGATCAACAAGAATCTAAACAAATTGAAGTAGAtaccgatgatgatgatgatgatgatgatggtccgCCGCCAGGCTGGCAGCATTCTCCGTCACCGCCGTCATCTCCGCCTTTATTAGATATGTTGATGAATGAGTTTCCACCATGTTCTTCTCCATTACCTCCTACTCCCCCAATTCCTTCTTCCCCTACAG ATTTAAATATGGAACCGCAAGACTCGGAGGAAGACGATGGACCTCCACCTGGATGGGATAAAAAGTATCAGCTGAATGAACAACTGATAAAACCTGCGCATGTCTTGCTAGATTCTTCTGGTGAATTTCACG aTGTACGGGTGGCGGATGTACAACAAAATACCCACAATGTAGAAGGTGAACCAAAATCACAAGCTGCATCAG ACATCCAAGTGGAACAAGAAGACTCGGAAGACGATGGACCTCCTCCTGGATGGGATTCTAAATGTCAGCCCGAACCCAAATTACAAACGTCAACTACTCAATCAG ATATAAAGATGGAGGATGGACAAAAAGATGTCGCAAACGTAGGTCAACCCACATCAGAAGTTCCATTAG TGGATCAACAAGATTCAGAAGACGAAGGACCTCCGCCTGGATGGAATTCTAAATGTCAGCCCAAATCCAATTTACAACCCGAATGCCCGCCAATTCATCTGTTAG ATATAAAGATGGAGGATGTTAAACAAGCCAGAAATGAAAATGACCCTCCATCAAAATCGCAATCACAATCGTATTCTAGTCCATTGCCGGAACTAGTTCCATCTG GTATAAAAGTAGAAGAACAAGACTTGGAATACGATAGTCCACCCGGATGGGATTCCAAATGTCAGCTCGAACCTAAATTACAAGTGGCACGTCAAACAATTTCTCCATCGG GTATAATGATGGAGCATCTACAAGAAGCTGCCCAGAATGAAGATTTACCCAAATCACAAGTAAATGCACATTCTAGTCCTGCACCGAAACTTGTTACATCAG TTTATATTCGAGAATCAGATACAAAAGTGGAAGAACAAAATTTAGAATACGGTGAACCCAAATCACAAATGTCATGTCCAGCGACACCTCCATCAG ACTTGAAGATCGGCAATGGTCAACAAGGTGAACAAGGGCCTCCTCCGGGTTGGGGCTCCACTCCTAGTCTACCATCAG ATGCAAAAACTGGGTACGAACAAAATTGTGTCAAATTTGCTGAAGAGATTCCTCAACCACGTTTAAGGCGGCAGTTCGATCCTCCAATAAAACCACAAACGTCAATGCCAAAACCACGAATGCCGATAGATAGTCCCG AAATGGGACAAATGGTGTGTGGTTCTTGCCGCCATTTGCTTAGCTATCCAAGAGGTGCTCGATATGTCGAGTGTGCTTGCTGTTTGGAAGAGAATTATGTTCTTGAAG AACACGAGGTTGGGCAAGTTGTCTGTGGAGGTTGCAACGTGCTGCTTATGTACCCGTTCGGTGCACCAAAAGTTAAATGCGCCAATTGCAGTGctgaaacagaaattgga GATCAAAATCGACGTCCATCACTATCTGAACACCAGAGTCGAGCCAGGCGGCACTTCAAACGTGTGCCAGTACGCTGA
- the LOC139870673 gene encoding uncharacterized protein isoform X4 gives MTEETDGGPPPTSKNLTKESEEEESNQVVKDEDKEDQQESKQIEVDTDDDDDDDDGPPPGWQHSPSPPSSPPLLDMLMNEFPPCSSPLPPTPPIPSSPTDLNMEPQDSEEDDGPPPGWDKKYQLNEQLIKPAHVLLDSSGEFHDVRVADVQQNTHNVEGEPKSQAASDIQVEQEDSEDDGPPPGWDSKCQPEPKLQTSTTQSDIKMEDGQKDVANVGQPTSEVPLVDQQDSEDEGPPPGWNSKCQPKSNLQPECPPIHLLDIKMEDVKQARNENDPPSKSQSQSYSSPLPELVPSGIKVEEQDLEYDSPPGWDSKCQLEPKLQVARQTISPSGIMMEHLQEAAQNEDLPKSQVNAHSSPAPKLVTSDTKVEEQNLEYGEPKSQMSCPATPPSDLKIGNGQQGEQGPPPGWGSTPSLPSDAKTGYEQNCVKFAEEIPQPRLRRQFDPPIKPQTSMPKPRMPIDSPEMGQMVCGSCRHLLSYPRGARYVECACCLEENYVLEEHEVGQVVCGGCNVLLMYPFGAPKVKCANCSAETEIGDQNRRPSLSEHQSRARRHFKRVPVR, from the exons ATGACGGAAGAAACCGACGGAGGTCCACCGCCGACATCCAAAAATCTTACTAAGGAATCTGAAGAAGAAGAATCTAATCAAGTAGTGAAAGATGAAGATAAAGAGGATCAACAAGAATCTAAACAAATTGAAGTAGAtaccgatgatgatgatgatgatgatgatggtccgCCGCCAGGCTGGCAGCATTCTCCGTCACCGCCGTCATCTCCGCCTTTATTAGATATGTTGATGAATGAGTTTCCACCATGTTCTTCTCCATTACCTCCTACTCCCCCAATTCCTTCTTCCCCTACAG ATTTAAATATGGAACCGCAAGACTCGGAGGAAGACGATGGACCTCCACCTGGATGGGATAAAAAGTATCAGCTGAATGAACAACTGATAAAACCTGCGCATGTCTTGCTAGATTCTTCTGGTGAATTTCACG aTGTACGGGTGGCGGATGTACAACAAAATACCCACAATGTAGAAGGTGAACCAAAATCACAAGCTGCATCAG ACATCCAAGTGGAACAAGAAGACTCGGAAGACGATGGACCTCCTCCTGGATGGGATTCTAAATGTCAGCCCGAACCCAAATTACAAACGTCAACTACTCAATCAG ATATAAAGATGGAGGATGGACAAAAAGATGTCGCAAACGTAGGTCAACCCACATCAGAAGTTCCATTAG TGGATCAACAAGATTCAGAAGACGAAGGACCTCCGCCTGGATGGAATTCTAAATGTCAGCCCAAATCCAATTTACAACCCGAATGCCCGCCAATTCATCTGTTAG ATATAAAGATGGAGGATGTTAAACAAGCCAGAAATGAAAATGACCCTCCATCAAAATCGCAATCACAATCGTATTCTAGTCCATTGCCGGAACTAGTTCCATCTG GTATAAAAGTAGAAGAACAAGACTTGGAATACGATAGTCCACCCGGATGGGATTCCAAATGTCAGCTCGAACCTAAATTACAAGTGGCACGTCAAACAATTTCTCCATCGG GTATAATGATGGAGCATCTACAAGAAGCTGCCCAGAATGAAGATTTACCCAAATCACAAGTAAATGCACATTCTAGTCCTGCACCGAAACTTGTTACATCAG ATACAAAAGTGGAAGAACAAAATTTAGAATACGGTGAACCCAAATCACAAATGTCATGTCCAGCGACACCTCCATCAG ACTTGAAGATCGGCAATGGTCAACAAGGTGAACAAGGGCCTCCTCCGGGTTGGGGCTCCACTCCTAGTCTACCATCAG ATGCAAAAACTGGGTACGAACAAAATTGTGTCAAATTTGCTGAAGAGATTCCTCAACCACGTTTAAGGCGGCAGTTCGATCCTCCAATAAAACCACAAACGTCAATGCCAAAACCACGAATGCCGATAGATAGTCCCG AAATGGGACAAATGGTGTGTGGTTCTTGCCGCCATTTGCTTAGCTATCCAAGAGGTGCTCGATATGTCGAGTGTGCTTGCTGTTTGGAAGAGAATTATGTTCTTGAAG AACACGAGGTTGGGCAAGTTGTCTGTGGAGGTTGCAACGTGCTGCTTATGTACCCGTTCGGTGCACCAAAAGTTAAATGCGCCAATTGCAGTGctgaaacagaaattgga GATCAAAATCGACGTCCATCACTATCTGAACACCAGAGTCGAGCCAGGCGGCACTTCAAACGTGTGCCAGTACGCTGA
- the LOC139870673 gene encoding uncharacterized protein isoform X2, with the protein MTEETDGGPPPTSKNLTKESEEEESNQVVKDEDKEDQQESKQIEVDTDDDDDDDDGPPPGWQHSPSPPSSPPLLDMLMNEFPPCSSPLPPTPPIPSSPTDLNMEPQDSEEDDGPPPGWDKKYQLNEQLIKPAHVLLDSSDVRVADVQQNTHNVEGEPKSQAASDIQVEQEDSEDDGPPPGWDSKCQPEPKLQTSTTQSDIKMEDGQKDVANVGQPTSEVPLVDQQDSEDEGPPPGWNSKCQPKSNLQPECPPIHLLDIKMEDVKQARNENDPPSKSQSQSYSSPLPELVPSGIKVEEQDLEYDSPPGWDSKCQLEPKLQVARQTISPSGIMMEHLQEAAQNEDLPKSQVNAHSSPAPKLVTSVYIRESDTKVEEQNLEYGEPKSQMSCPATPPSDLKIGNGQQGEQGPPPGWGSTPSLPSDAKTGYEQNCVKFAEEIPQPRLRRQFDPPIKPQTSMPKPRMPIDSPEMGQMVCGSCRHLLSYPRGARYVECACCLEENYVLEEHEVGQVVCGGCNVLLMYPFGAPKVKCANCSAETEIGDQNRRPSLSEHQSRARRHFKRVPVR; encoded by the exons ATGACGGAAGAAACCGACGGAGGTCCACCGCCGACATCCAAAAATCTTACTAAGGAATCTGAAGAAGAAGAATCTAATCAAGTAGTGAAAGATGAAGATAAAGAGGATCAACAAGAATCTAAACAAATTGAAGTAGAtaccgatgatgatgatgatgatgatgatggtccgCCGCCAGGCTGGCAGCATTCTCCGTCACCGCCGTCATCTCCGCCTTTATTAGATATGTTGATGAATGAGTTTCCACCATGTTCTTCTCCATTACCTCCTACTCCCCCAATTCCTTCTTCCCCTACAG ATTTAAATATGGAACCGCAAGACTCGGAGGAAGACGATGGACCTCCACCTGGATGGGATAAAAAGTATCAGCTGAATGAACAACTGATAAAACCTGCGCATGTCTTGCTAGATTCTTCTG aTGTACGGGTGGCGGATGTACAACAAAATACCCACAATGTAGAAGGTGAACCAAAATCACAAGCTGCATCAG ACATCCAAGTGGAACAAGAAGACTCGGAAGACGATGGACCTCCTCCTGGATGGGATTCTAAATGTCAGCCCGAACCCAAATTACAAACGTCAACTACTCAATCAG ATATAAAGATGGAGGATGGACAAAAAGATGTCGCAAACGTAGGTCAACCCACATCAGAAGTTCCATTAG TGGATCAACAAGATTCAGAAGACGAAGGACCTCCGCCTGGATGGAATTCTAAATGTCAGCCCAAATCCAATTTACAACCCGAATGCCCGCCAATTCATCTGTTAG ATATAAAGATGGAGGATGTTAAACAAGCCAGAAATGAAAATGACCCTCCATCAAAATCGCAATCACAATCGTATTCTAGTCCATTGCCGGAACTAGTTCCATCTG GTATAAAAGTAGAAGAACAAGACTTGGAATACGATAGTCCACCCGGATGGGATTCCAAATGTCAGCTCGAACCTAAATTACAAGTGGCACGTCAAACAATTTCTCCATCGG GTATAATGATGGAGCATCTACAAGAAGCTGCCCAGAATGAAGATTTACCCAAATCACAAGTAAATGCACATTCTAGTCCTGCACCGAAACTTGTTACATCAG TTTATATTCGAGAATCAGATACAAAAGTGGAAGAACAAAATTTAGAATACGGTGAACCCAAATCACAAATGTCATGTCCAGCGACACCTCCATCAG ACTTGAAGATCGGCAATGGTCAACAAGGTGAACAAGGGCCTCCTCCGGGTTGGGGCTCCACTCCTAGTCTACCATCAG ATGCAAAAACTGGGTACGAACAAAATTGTGTCAAATTTGCTGAAGAGATTCCTCAACCACGTTTAAGGCGGCAGTTCGATCCTCCAATAAAACCACAAACGTCAATGCCAAAACCACGAATGCCGATAGATAGTCCCG AAATGGGACAAATGGTGTGTGGTTCTTGCCGCCATTTGCTTAGCTATCCAAGAGGTGCTCGATATGTCGAGTGTGCTTGCTGTTTGGAAGAGAATTATGTTCTTGAAG AACACGAGGTTGGGCAAGTTGTCTGTGGAGGTTGCAACGTGCTGCTTATGTACCCGTTCGGTGCACCAAAAGTTAAATGCGCCAATTGCAGTGctgaaacagaaattgga GATCAAAATCGACGTCCATCACTATCTGAACACCAGAGTCGAGCCAGGCGGCACTTCAAACGTGTGCCAGTACGCTGA